From Epinephelus lanceolatus isolate andai-2023 chromosome 12, ASM4190304v1, whole genome shotgun sequence, the proteins below share one genomic window:
- the gtf2b gene encoding transcription initiation factor IIB: MASTSRGDGLTLPRVQCPNHPDAILVEDYRAGDMICPECGLVVGDRVIDVGSEWRTFSNEKALKDPSRVGDAQNPLLNGGDLTTMISKGTGAASFDEFGNSKYQNRRTMSSSDRAMLNAFKEISTMADRINLPRNIIDRTNNLFKQVYEQKSLKGRANDAIASACLYIACRQEGVPRTFKEICAVSRISKKEIGRCFKLILKALETSVDLITTGDFMSRFCSNLGLPKQVQMAATFIARKAVELDLVPGRSPISVAAAAIYMASQASAEKKTQKEIGDIAGVADVTIRQSYRLIYPRAAELFPPDFKFDTPVDKLPQL, translated from the exons TGGAGATGGTCTGACCCTTCCCAGAGTTCAGTGTCCCAACCACCCTGATGCCATACTGGTAGAGGACTACAGAGCAGGGGACATGATTTGCCCCGAATGCGGCCTTGTAGTAG GTGATCGTGTAATCGATGTAGGCTCAGAGTGGAGGACGTTCTCCAACGAGAAAGCCCTCAAAGATCCATCCAGAGTGGGAGACGCCCAGAACCCACTGCTCAACGGAGGCGACCTAACCACCATGATCAGCAAG ggAACTGGTGCTGCTAGTTTTGATGAATTCGGCAACTCCAAGTACCAGAACCGACGGACCATGAGCAGCTCTGACCGGGCCATGCTCAACGCCTTTAAAGAAATCAGCACCATGGCTGATCGCATCAACCTGCCAAGAAACATCATA GACAGAACAAACAACTTATTCAAGCAGGTTTATGAACAGAAGAGCCTGAAGGGGCGAGCCAACGATGCCATTGCTTCGGCCTGCCTCTACATTGCCTGCAGACAAGAAGGTGTGCCGAGAACATTCAAAG AGATCTGTGCTGTCTCTCGGATTTCCAAGAAGGAGATCGGCCGGTGCTTCAAGCTGATCCTGAAGGCGCTGGAGACCAGCGTGGATCTCATCACCACCGGAGACTTCATGTCCCGCTTCTGCTCAAACCTCGGCTTGCCCAAACAGGTGCAGATGGCGGCCACCTTCATCGCCAGGAAGGCAGTGGAGCTCGACCTGGTGCCTGGCAGGAGCCCCAtctcagtggctgcagcagccatCTACATGGCCTCGCAGGCCTCCGCAGAGAAGAAGACCCAGAAAG AAATTGGAGACATTGCCGGCGTCGCAGACGTTACGATCAGACAGTCTTACCGACTCATCTACCCACGCGCTGCAGAACTCTTCCCTCCAGACTTCAAATTCGACACACCTGTCGACAAGCTGCCCCAACTGTGA